The genomic region GCCAGGAACAAGCGTAGATATTCCAATAAAAGTAACATATCCAGATGGATCAACAGAAGAAACGCCAGTGAAGGTGACTGTAACACCAAACCAAGCACAAGAGAACACACCGGGATATGAAGATGGAAATACAACACCGGGTAATCCTGTAACAGTGCCACAGATAGGTGATGAGGAGTTACCACCAGGTACAACATTCGAAGTACCACCAGCAGGCATTCCAGAAGATTGGACAGTGACGGTCGATCCAGATAACGGAACAGTGACAGTAACGCCACCTGCGGATGTGGAACCAGGAACAAGCGTAGATATTCCAGTGAAAGTGACATATCCGGATGGATCAACAGAAGAAACACCGGTTAAGGTAACGGTAACGCCGAACCAAGCACAAGAGAACACACCAGGATATGAAGATGGAAATACAACACCAGGCAATCCAGTAACAGTACCACAAACGGGAGATACAGAATTACCACCGGGTACGAAGTTTGAAGTACCGACGGATAAAATTCCAGAAGGCTGGACAGTAACAGTCGATCCAGATAATGGAGAAGTAACAGTAACGCCACCGGCGGATGCAGAGCCAGGGACAAGTGTAGATATTCCAGTGAAAGTAACATATCCAGATGGATCAACAGAAGAAACGCCAGTGAAGGTGACTGTAACACCGAACCAAGCGCAAGAGAATACACCGGGATATGAAGATGGAAGTACAACACCAGGTAATCCTGTAACAGTGCCACAGACAGGTGATGAGGAGTTACCACCAGGTACAACATTCGAAGTACCACCAGCAGGCATTCCAGAAGATTGGACAGTGACGGTCGATCCAGATAACGGAACAGTGACAGTAACGCCACCGGCGGATGCAGAGCCAGGAACAAGCGTAGATATTCCAATAAAAGTAACATATCCAGATGGATCAACAGAAGAAACACCAGTGAAGGTGACTGTAACACCAAACCAAGCCCAAGAGAACACACCGGGATATGAAGATGGAAATACAACACCGGGTAATCCTGTAACAGTGCCACAGACAGGTGATGAGGAGTTACCACCAGGTACAACATTCGAAGTACCACCAGCAGGCATTCCAGAAGATTGGACAGTGACGGTCGATCCAGATAACGGAACAGTGACAGTAACGCCACCGGCGAATGCAGAGCCAGGAACAAGCGTAGATATTCCAATAAAAGTGACATATCCAGATGGATCAACAGAAGAGACACCGGTGAAGGTAACGGTAACACCAAACCAAGCGCAAGAGAACACACCAGGATATGAAGATGGAAGTACAACACCAGGTAATCCTGTAACGGTACCACAAACGGGAGATACAGAATTACCACCAGGTACGAAGTTTGAAGTACCGCCAACAAGTGTTCCAGAAGGCTGGGAAATCGAAGTTAATCCAGATAATGGAGAAGTAACAGTAACGCCACCGGCGGATGCAGAGCCAGGGACAAGTGTAGATATTCCAATCAAAGTAATATATCCAGATGGATCAACAGAAGAAACACCAGTGAAGGTAACGGTAACGCCGAACCAAGCACAAGAGAATACACCGGGATATGAAGATGGAAATACAACACCGGGCAATCCAGTAACAGTACCACAAACGGGAGATACAGAATTACCACCAGGTACGAAGTTTGAAGTGCCACCAACAAGTGTTCCAGAAGATTGGACAGTAACAGTGGATCCAGATAATGGAACAGTAACAGTGACGCCACCGGCGGATGCAGAGCCAGGGACAAGTGTAGATATTCCAGTGAAAGTAACATATCCAGATGGATCAACAGAAGAAACGCCAGTGAAGGTGACTGTAACACCGAACCAAGCACAAGAAAATACACCAGGATATGAAGATGGAAATACAACGCCGGGCAATCCAGTAACAGTACCACAAACGGGAGATACAGAATTACCACCGGGTACAAAGTTTGAAGTACCACCAGCAGGCATTCCAGAAGATTGGACAGTAACAGTCGATCCAGATAACGGAACAGTGACAGTAACGCCACCGGCGAATGCAGAGCCAGGCACAAGTGTGGATATTCCAGTGAAAGTAACATATCCAGATGGATCAACAGAAGAAACGCCAGTGAAGGTGACTGTAACACCGAACCAAGCACAAGAAAATACACCAGGATATGAAGAGGGAAATACAACGCCGGGTAATCCAGTAACAGTACCACAAACGGGAGATACAGAATTACCACCGGGTACGAAGTTTGAAGTACCACCAACAAGTGTTCCAGAAGATTGGACAGTAACAGTCGATCCAAATAACGGAACAGTGACAGTAACGCCACCTGCGGATGTGGAACCAGGAACAAGCGTAGATATTCCAGTGAAAGTGACATATCCGGATGGATCAACAGAAGAAACACCGGTTAAGGTAACGGTAACGCCGAACCAAGCACAAGAGAACACACCAGGATATGAAGATGGAAATACAACACCAGGCAATCCTGTAACAGTACCACAAACGGGAGATACAGAATTACCACCGGGTACGAAGTTTGAAGTACCACCAACAAGTGTTCCAGAAGGTTGGACAGTAACAGTAGATCCAGATAATGGAACAGTGACAGTAACGCCACCGGCGGATGCAGAACCGGGAACAAGCGTAGATATTCCAATCAAAGTGACGTATCCGGATGGGTCAACAGAAGAAACGCCGATAAAAATTACTATAGATATAGATGAAACTGATGCAGACGCCGATGCAGATGCAGATGCGGATGCCGACTCTGATGCGGATGCGGATGCGGACGCCGATGCAGATGCTGACGCCGATGCAGATGCGGACGCAGATGCAGATTCTGATGCAGATGCTGACGCCGATGCAGACGCCGATGCCGATGCCGATGCCGATGCAGATGCGGATGCCGATGCAGATGCGGATGCCGATGCAGATGCCGACGCCGACTCTGATGCGGATGCCGATGCAGATGCCGACGCTGATGCAGATGCGGATGCAGATGCCGACGCAGATGCGGATGCCGATGCGGATGCCGATGCAGATGCAGATGCAGATGCAGATGCCGATGCGGATGCGGACGCAGATGCTGATGCAGATGCCGATTCTGATGCGGATGCCGATTCTGATGCAGATGCCGATGCGGATGCGGATGCAGACGCCGATGCAGACGCAGATTCTGATGCGGATGCTGATGCGGATGCCGATGCGGATGCAGACGCTGATGCAGATGCAGATTCTGACGCCGATGCGGATGCGGACGCCGATGCGGATGCGGACGCCGATGCGGATGCGGATGCGGACGCTGACGCCGATGCAGATGCGGACGCCGATGCAGATTCTGATGCAGATGCGGACGCCGATGCAGACGCCGATGCCGATGCAGATGCCGATGCAGATGCCGATGCAGATGCGGACGCCGATGCAGATGCGGATGCTGACGCGGATGCGGATGCCGACGCCGACTCTGATGCGGATGCCGATGCAGATGCCGACGCAGATGCAGATTCTGATGCAGATGCCGACGCAGATGCGGATGCAGATGCGGATGCCGATGCGGATGCCGATGCAGATGCAGATGCTGATGCAGATGCCGATGCGGATGCGGACGCTGATGCGGATGCAGATGCAGACTCTGACGCCGATGCAGATTCTGATGCAGATGCGGATGCCGACGCAGATGCAGATGCAGATGCGGATGCCGACGCTGATGCGGATGCGGATGCCGACGCGGATGCGGATGCAGATGCGGATGCCGACGCTGATGCCGATGCAGACGCCGACGCGGATGCGGATGCAGACGCTGATGCCGACGCTGATGCGGATGCTGATGCGGACGCTGATGCGGATGCTGATGCAGATGCGGATTCAGACGCTAACGCGGATAAGGGATCTGATAAGGATACGAACGGAAATAAAACTAAAGCGTTACCTGATACAGGAGGAAACGCGGGAGCAAATACAACATTATTCGGAACGTTATTTGCAGGTTTAGGAGCATTAGTATTAGCTAATCGCAAAAAACGTAATAATAAAGAAGAATAATTGATGTAAATATACTACAATGTAAAGGGGAGCCTTTGAGCTCCCCTTTATGTATAATAATTAGTAGTTAAGAGGTGATCATATTGGAAACTACGCTAAATAATTTGGTACACAAAATAGATGAATTACATGATGGATATTCTAAAGTTTTTGTAAGTTTAGGCAATGAAAATAGTAAGGCATACGTAAGGTTAATCAAAAATACGAATCATTTAAAATCCCAACTCATGAAACAAACGCAAAAATATAAGAAGAAAAATGGATTATTTCCAAAATGGATTAAAGTTGATGTGGTGACTGGGGAAGAAACCATGACATTTGATAGGGTAGAAAAGATGCTCATAAATACAAGAAGAAATTATATTGACTTTGGTTTCGTGTTAGATCAACAATGGCAATTGGCTTTTTTACCTGAAGAAATAAACGCAAATGCATTTGTGCGTCCCTCGAAAAAAGATAAAAATAGTAAAGAAATAGCTGAAAATAACATCACACATTATTTAAAAAATTATAGAAAGTTGAATATTAACTTTAAAGTTGAAGATTTTAGAAATGAAGATGTAGTTGTATTTCAAACGAAAGGTTACTTTGTTGAAGGTGACACTATATTAGAATTGCATAGTACTGATGGTATGAAAGGGATTCGAAAGATTGAAGACCTTCATACAGAAATAGATCAACTCATAAGTACAAGCACAACCTTTTTGAAAAATGAAATACAACCTAATGGAGAATACATATATGGGTATTTTCCTCATTTTGATAGAAAAATTAACTACTATAATATATTAAGACATTCTTCGTCTACATATGCTTTGACAGAAGGGCTATCGTACCTAAATCAAGATGTAAGTATTGTCAGAAAACCACTCAATTATATTATTGAGAACTGCTTATTAGAAAAAGAAGATGAGGCTTATATCTTTGATAAAACAAACGGTATCAATGAAATTAAGCTAGGCCAAAATGCAGCCTTTATATTTGCTGTTTGTGAGTATATTAAAATGAATCCGGATGAGAACTATTACCTAAAATATGCACAAAAAGTTGCAAAAGGGATTCTATCCATGATTAATATGAATTCTATGGATTTTATTCATGTATTAAACTATCCTGATTTATCAATAAAAGAACGCTTTAGAGTTATTTATTATGAAGGAGAAACAGCATTAGCCTTATTAAGACTTTACCAAGTAGATGGACATTCTGAATGGTTAGAAACTGTCGAAAAAATATTTGAAAAATTTATTAATGAAGGCTACTGGAAATATCATGATCATTGGCTAGGATACTGTACTAATGAGTTGGTGAAAATTGTACCAAAAGAACAATACTATACATTTGGTATAAAGAATGTAGCGAACTATTTAGATTTCATCTACCAAAGAGAGACAACTTTCCCTACATTTTTAGAATTATTAATGGCTACGTATCATTTAATACAAGACGCCAAACGTAATGGATTTGAAGATTTAGTTCAATCACTTATTGATGAAGAGCAATTGTTAAGCACGATTCATCGGAGAGCTGACTATCAAAGAACGGGTTACTTTTATCCAGAGATTGCAATGTATTTTAAAAATCCCAAACGCATTTTAGGAAGCTTTTTTATTAAACATCACGGCTTTCGTGTACGAATTGATGATATTGAACATTATCTATCAGGTTATATTCAATACCAAAAAGTTTTTAAATAAATAGTATTGTGTAGGTGTGGTTTTATTGCAATATTAATTTGATATGGGAAATATGGACTATTTAACTTCTTTGCTTAATGCATTGATTGGATTTATAGGGGTAACGATTTTTGGAATTACAAATAAGATTAAGCATCAAAAATAATGATATAAGTTAATGGATAATAAAAATAAATCCATTCTATTTTCTTTCAACATAGTCTATGCTTTGATATCATTAGAACAATGTTAGGTGAAAGGAAGTTTAAGTCATGAAAAAGACAGAGCTGTTAGCACCAGAGACATACAATATTATTTCAGAAATCGAAAAGCATACTCAGTCCGCTACGAAAAAGGCTTTAATTTTTAGGAGCGAGTCTGGGGAGGTGACAACACTCACGTATCAATCATTGATTCAACGTGCGAATCAACTCGGCCATGTTTTAAGTCAAAATGGGCTTAAAATGGGGGATAGCGTTTTGGTGATGATGCCACGATCTATTGAGACTTATGAAGTATATATTGCTGCACTCAAACTTGGTATTACGATTATTCCAAGTTCTGAAATGTTACGAACGAAGGATTTACAGTACCGTATTACACATGGTGAAGTGAATGGTGTTATCACGTTACCTCAATATATCAAAGAATTTAAGCGTGTTAAAGAGTATGGTCAATTGACTAAGTTCTTAGTGAAGGGATCAGCCCCAGAATGGATAGCGATTGAAGAGGATAAAAAACAACAAAGTGATCAATTAGATATTGCTGAAACGCCACGTGATCATTTAGCTATTCTTTCCTATACTTCAGGAACGACGGGTAACCCTAAAGCAGTCATGCATTCACATGGGTGGGGTTATGCGCATATGCAAATGGCTCCAAAGCATTGGCTAGGTATTCGTGAAAACGATGTAGTATGGGCTACAGCTGCACCAGGTTGGCAAAAATGGGTGTGGAGTCCATTCTTATCGATTATGGGATCAGGCGCGACGGCTTTTGTATTTAATGGCCGTTTCAATCCTTCATTATATTTGGAACTGCTTCAAGATTTTAAAGTTAATGTATTATGTTGTACACCGACTGAATATCGAATGATGTCTAAATTGAAAAATCTTGACGAGTATGATCTGACACATTTACATAGTGCGGTGTCAGCAGGAGAGCCATTGAATCGTGATGTTGTGGAGAAATTCCAAAGTCATTTTGATTTAATTGTTCGTGACGGCTATGGTCAAACAGAGAGTACTTTACTCATTGGTTTCTTAAAAGAGACAGCGCCACGTATGGGCTCAATGGGAAAAGCGATTCCGGGGAGTGATGTTGCTATTGTAGATGATGATGGTCATGAAGTGCCAGCTCATACAAAAGGGAATATCGCAGTGCCAGTAGACTTACCTGCCTTATTTAAAGGGTATCTTAAAGATCAAGAACGTACAGAGTCAGCGCAAGTCAATGGTTATTTCTTAACAGGAGATTTAGCGCATCAAGATGAAGATGGCTATTTCTGGTTTGAAGGTCGTAATGATGACATTATCATTAGTTCAGGATATACGATTGGACCGTTTGAAGTAGAGGATTCATTGACAAACCATAAAGCGGTTAAAGAATGTGCCGTTGTCGCAAGTCCGCATCCTGACCGTGGTCATATTGTTAAAGCATTTGTCATTTTACAAGAAGGCTATGAAGGTAGTGATGCATTAGTCCGCGAATTACAACAATTCGTGAAGGAAGATGTGGCCCCTTATAAATATCCACGTGCGATTGAGTTTGTAGACGATTTACCCAAAACAAACTCAGGTAAGATTCGTCGTGTTGAATTGAGAGAAGCAGAACAAAAGAAATATCATGAATAATCAAAGCAAGCCACTCTTTATATGGGGTGGCTTGTTTTGATTGTCTACTTTCCAATGGCAACGTTCTAAGTGATAACGACATCTTCCAAAAATCCTTGCAGATTTTAATGAATCTGCCGTTATCATACGAACGTTAAGCGCCATTGTCCAGTTTTCGTTATTGTCTACTTTCCAATGGCAATGCACTAAGGTATAACGCACTTCGCGCAAAAATTCTTAGGGAATTTATTGCTTAAAGCTTGTTATACTACGTGCATTAAGCGCCATTGTTCAGTTTTGGTTGTATCCGTTTTTGATGTTGATGATGTTTGTGTATCCTTTGTGTTCTAGGATGCCGATTGCAATGGAGCTTCTTACGCCTGATTGACAATGAACGTATAGCGGCTCGTCTTTAGCGAATGGGATTTCAGCTTTTAATAGTTGACCATGTGGAATGTGTACGGCTTGCGCATAGTGTCCGGATTGCCATTCTGCATTGTTACGTACATCAAGTATATTTTTTTCTTGTCCAGTGATTTCACCGCTTTCTATTGATGTTGTCATGGTTTCAGTCTTGGGTAATTGGTAACTCGAGACACGATCATAGCCGATAAGTTGTAATGTATGTGTAGCCATTTGAACGGTTTCACGGTCGCCGATGAGTTGGATGTCTTTTTCATAATCAAGATACCAACCAATTTGATTAATAAAGTTTTGATGATACGGAATGTTAATCGTACCTGCTTTGTGTCCTCCGTGAAATGCTTCTTTATCACGTAAATCGAAGGCTAATGTTTCTTCAGTTGTGCTAGGATAAACGACATACGGTTTATATAAGTCAAATCCGTGTTGGTTGATATATTTCATTTGAGCAAAGTGATGTGGTGGTGCGGGCTGGTCTGTTGTGAGCTGTTTGATAAACGTTGCTTCATCAGGTTGATTGAAAGCCCAGTTTGTTTGTTTTTCATAGCCTAATGTACTCATTGGGATGGCACCTAATGATTTACCACAAGGACTTCCTGCACCGTGTCCTGGCCATATTTGAATGTGATCTGGTAGTGATTTTGCCATTTCAATGGATTGATACATTTGTTTTGCACCGATTTTTGTTGAACCGTGTACTTGGACTGCTTTTTCTAATAAGTCGGGACGTCCGATGTCACCTACAAATAAGAAGTCTCCTGAGAAAAGACCCATAGGAATGGTTGCGCCACCTCCTTCGTCAGTGAGTAAAAAACTAATGCTTTCTGGCGTGTGACCTGGTGTGTGTAGGACTTTGAGTTTGATATGTCCAATTGATATTACATCGTCTTGTTTGACGAATTGTGTCGTGTCTGGCATGTTACGATAGCCTAGTGATTCATCGCCTTCTCCTGATACATAGATGGTAGCGTTTAATTTTTGAGCAACGTCACGTATACCTGAAGCGTAATCAGCATGGATATGTGTTTCTGCTGCCGCTGTAATACGGAATCCTTCTTGGTC from Staphylococcus felis harbors:
- a CDS encoding poly(glycerol-phosphate) alpha-glucosyltransferase codes for the protein MILETTLNNLVHKIDELHDGYSKVFVSLGNENSKAYVRLIKNTNHLKSQLMKQTQKYKKKNGLFPKWIKVDVVTGEETMTFDRVEKMLINTRRNYIDFGFVLDQQWQLAFLPEEINANAFVRPSKKDKNSKEIAENNITHYLKNYRKLNINFKVEDFRNEDVVVFQTKGYFVEGDTILELHSTDGMKGIRKIEDLHTEIDQLISTSTTFLKNEIQPNGEYIYGYFPHFDRKINYYNILRHSSSTYALTEGLSYLNQDVSIVRKPLNYIIENCLLEKEDEAYIFDKTNGINEIKLGQNAAFIFAVCEYIKMNPDENYYLKYAQKVAKGILSMINMNSMDFIHVLNYPDLSIKERFRVIYYEGETALALLRLYQVDGHSEWLETVEKIFEKFINEGYWKYHDHWLGYCTNELVKIVPKEQYYTFGIKNVANYLDFIYQRETTFPTFLELLMATYHLIQDAKRNGFEDLVQSLIDEEQLLSTIHRRADYQRTGYFYPEIAMYFKNPKRILGSFFIKHHGFRVRIDDIEHYLSGYIQYQKVFK
- the mbcS gene encoding acyl-CoA synthetase MbcS, whose protein sequence is MKKTELLAPETYNIISEIEKHTQSATKKALIFRSESGEVTTLTYQSLIQRANQLGHVLSQNGLKMGDSVLVMMPRSIETYEVYIAALKLGITIIPSSEMLRTKDLQYRITHGEVNGVITLPQYIKEFKRVKEYGQLTKFLVKGSAPEWIAIEEDKKQQSDQLDIAETPRDHLAILSYTSGTTGNPKAVMHSHGWGYAHMQMAPKHWLGIRENDVVWATAAPGWQKWVWSPFLSIMGSGATAFVFNGRFNPSLYLELLQDFKVNVLCCTPTEYRMMSKLKNLDEYDLTHLHSAVSAGEPLNRDVVEKFQSHFDLIVRDGYGQTESTLLIGFLKETAPRMGSMGKAIPGSDVAIVDDDGHEVPAHTKGNIAVPVDLPALFKGYLKDQERTESAQVNGYFLTGDLAHQDEDGYFWFEGRNDDIIISSGYTIGPFEVEDSLTNHKAVKECAVVASPHPDRGHIVKAFVILQEGYEGSDALVRELQQFVKEDVAPYKYPRAIEFVDDLPKTNSGKIRRVELREAEQKKYHE
- the cstB gene encoding persulfide dioxygenase-sulfurtransferase CstB encodes the protein MYFKSFYNQYLSQASYLIGCQKTGEALIMDPIRDLTQYIEVADQEGFRITAAAETHIHADYASGIRDVAQKLNATIYVSGEGDESLGYRNMPDTTQFVKQDDVISIGHIKLKVLHTPGHTPESISFLLTDEGGGATIPMGLFSGDFLFVGDIGRPDLLEKAVQVHGSTKIGAKQMYQSIEMAKSLPDHIQIWPGHGAGSPCGKSLGAIPMSTLGYEKQTNWAFNQPDEATFIKQLTTDQPAPPHHFAQMKYINQHGFDLYKPYVVYPSTTEETLAFDLRDKEAFHGGHKAGTINIPYHQNFINQIGWYLDYEKDIQLIGDRETVQMATHTLQLIGYDRVSSYQLPKTETMTTSIESGEITGQEKNILDVRNNAEWQSGHYAQAVHIPHGQLLKAEIPFAKDEPLYVHCQSGVRSSIAIGILEHKGYTNIINIKNGYNQN